Proteins from a genomic interval of Lysobacter arenosi:
- a CDS encoding efflux RND transporter permease subunit, whose protein sequence is MWIVQYALSRRYTIGVLAILILLFGTLATRRMPTDILPEVGIPSVNLVWTYNGLPAADMAAKLTSFSEAAIMNTVDDLKEVRSESLTGASIVRIDFQPTVSLDRALGQITAVSQTILRRMPPGTSPPLVIRNNVSSTPVLMLVLSSDSLTEAQLYDYARLQLRSQIQTIPGIRMTLPYGGAARQIMVDLNPAALQTYGLTPADVTTALERGSPTLPSGSIRENAREMQISLDTSPASAAEFLEIPVAARNGTVIYIRDIASVRDGGALQTNVARMDGSSAVAVALIKLGGASAVEIVRAVRERLPEIEASAPTGTRIQPIFDQSVFVDHAIDSIRHEVLLVGLLVALVVLVFIGSWRSSLIVLSAIPLALLASVTMLSLLGYTFNVMTLGGLALAIGILVDNAVVDVENTNRNIAMGKDVRTAILDSAREVVFPEMVSTISICIVLTPILLMTGLSAWVFTPLALAVIFAMLASFLLSRTLIPVLCYLMLPADIRSRENPRWQAEKALLKVNHKVEHTLDSLRDRHHALLVRLGHHGGVLALTALAVIAIGAVSAVSLGREYFPQVDAGQLRLQVRLPSGTRLEETAARLTEIQREIRKIIPAPELQTVYEQIGMPDAVNLSLVDSAVVGSFEAEVMLQLRTPHHSSHDYLVQIRRRIAERFPDVKVFERPPDATSRTLAGSAAAAFEVRVIGRDAAGNLALAREIEQRLKQVPGAVDVALRQVLDLPEYQVRIDRTRAAQLGLDAQQASRAVLAVLGSSGTVTPVYWTDTVNAIAYTVQVQAPPVNMTSIDALLNAPLRIGNDGQAVLLRNIATVTPRSVPASLARTTLAPTISVLANVEGTDLGSVQDRLTAITTELQGKLKPGNRIEVAGQAGEMSSAYSELAAGLLMSAALVFLVLVVNFQSWIQPLVAMSGLPLAIAGAAFGLFVTGTPLSVPALMGVMMVIGVSTANSVLVTSFARGLVAAGHDPELAAYESAAVRLRPVLMTASAMVLGIIPMAIGLGEGGEQNAPLGRAVIGGLLFGTPATLILVPSILAVLGRRMPAAARHAAMPDSDDPSTAPPTGAEAGATP, encoded by the coding sequence ATGTGGATTGTCCAATACGCCCTGAGCCGCCGGTACACCATCGGCGTGCTCGCGATCCTGATCCTGCTGTTCGGCACGCTGGCGACCCGGCGCATGCCGACCGACATCCTGCCTGAAGTCGGAATCCCCTCGGTCAACCTGGTGTGGACCTACAACGGCCTGCCGGCGGCGGACATGGCGGCCAAGCTGACCTCGTTCTCCGAGGCGGCGATCATGAACACCGTCGACGACCTCAAGGAGGTCCGCTCCGAGTCGCTCACCGGCGCCAGCATCGTGCGCATCGACTTCCAGCCGACGGTGAGCCTGGACCGCGCACTGGGGCAGATCACCGCGGTCTCGCAGACCATCCTGCGGCGCATGCCGCCGGGCACGTCACCGCCACTGGTGATCCGCAACAACGTATCCAGCACGCCGGTGCTGATGCTGGTGCTGTCGTCGGACTCGCTGACCGAGGCCCAGCTCTACGATTACGCGCGCCTGCAACTGCGCTCGCAGATCCAGACCATCCCCGGCATCCGCATGACCCTGCCTTACGGCGGCGCCGCGCGGCAGATCATGGTCGACCTCAATCCGGCGGCGCTGCAGACCTACGGCCTGACACCGGCCGACGTCACCACCGCGCTCGAGCGCGGCAGTCCCACCCTGCCCTCCGGCTCGATCCGCGAGAACGCGCGCGAGATGCAGATCTCGCTCGACACCAGCCCGGCCAGCGCGGCCGAGTTCTTGGAAATTCCGGTGGCCGCGCGCAACGGCACCGTCATCTACATCCGCGACATCGCCTCGGTTCGCGACGGCGGCGCGCTGCAGACCAACGTCGCGCGCATGGACGGCTCCAGCGCGGTCGCGGTGGCGCTGATCAAGCTGGGCGGTGCGTCGGCGGTGGAGATCGTGCGCGCGGTGCGCGAACGCCTCCCGGAGATCGAAGCTTCGGCGCCGACCGGCACGCGTATCCAGCCGATCTTCGACCAGTCGGTGTTCGTCGATCACGCGATCGACTCGATCCGCCATGAGGTCCTGCTGGTCGGCTTGCTGGTGGCGCTGGTGGTGCTGGTTTTCATCGGCTCCTGGCGCTCGAGCCTGATCGTGCTGTCGGCGATCCCGCTGGCCCTGCTGGCCTCGGTGACGATGCTCAGCCTGCTCGGCTACACCTTCAACGTGATGACGCTCGGCGGCCTGGCGCTTGCGATCGGCATCCTGGTCGACAACGCGGTGGTCGACGTCGAGAACACCAACCGCAACATCGCCATGGGCAAGGACGTGCGCACGGCGATCCTCGACAGTGCCCGCGAAGTGGTGTTCCCGGAGATGGTCTCGACCATCTCGATCTGCATCGTGCTTACGCCCATCCTGCTGATGACGGGCCTGTCGGCCTGGGTGTTCACGCCGCTGGCGCTGGCGGTCATCTTCGCCATGCTCGCCTCGTTCCTGCTGTCGCGCACGCTCATTCCGGTGCTGTGCTATCTGATGCTGCCCGCGGACATCCGCAGCCGCGAGAATCCGCGCTGGCAGGCCGAAAAGGCGCTGCTCAAGGTCAACCACAAGGTCGAGCACACGCTCGATTCGCTGCGCGACCGCCACCACGCCCTGCTGGTGCGACTGGGCCACCACGGCGGCGTGCTGGCGCTGACCGCGCTGGCGGTGATCGCAATCGGCGCGGTGTCGGCGGTCTCGCTCGGCCGCGAGTACTTCCCCCAGGTCGACGCCGGCCAGCTGCGCCTGCAGGTGCGCCTGCCCAGCGGTACGCGACTGGAGGAAACCGCCGCGCGCCTGACCGAGATCCAGCGCGAGATCCGCAAGATCATCCCGGCCCCGGAACTGCAGACGGTCTACGAACAGATTGGCATGCCCGACGCGGTCAACCTGTCGCTGGTCGACAGTGCCGTGGTCGGCTCGTTCGAGGCCGAAGTGATGCTGCAGCTGCGTACGCCGCATCACTCCAGCCATGACTACCTGGTGCAGATCCGTCGCCGCATCGCCGAGCGTTTCCCCGACGTGAAGGTGTTCGAGCGACCGCCCGACGCCACCAGCCGCACGCTCGCAGGTTCAGCCGCAGCCGCATTCGAAGTGCGCGTGATCGGTCGTGACGCGGCCGGCAACCTTGCCCTAGCCCGCGAGATCGAGCAGCGCCTGAAGCAGGTGCCCGGCGCGGTCGACGTTGCCTTGCGCCAGGTTCTCGATCTGCCCGAATACCAGGTGCGCATCGATCGCACCCGCGCCGCCCAGCTCGGCCTGGACGCGCAACAGGCCAGCCGCGCGGTGCTGGCGGTGCTCGGCTCGTCCGGCACGGTTACCCCGGTCTACTGGACCGACACCGTCAACGCAATCGCGTACACCGTGCAGGTGCAGGCGCCGCCGGTGAACATGACCAGCATTGACGCGCTGCTCAACGCCCCGTTGCGCATCGGCAACGACGGCCAGGCGGTCCTGCTGCGCAACATCGCCACGGTCACGCCGCGCAGCGTGCCGGCGAGTCTGGCTCGCACCACGCTGGCACCGACCATCAGCGTGCTGGCCAATGTCGAAGGCACCGACCTGGGCTCGGTGCAGGACCGTCTCACCGCGATCACCACCGAACTGCAGGGCAAGCTCAAGCCCGGCAACCGCATCGAGGTCGCCGGCCAGGCCGGCGAGATGAGCAGCGCCTACAGCGAACTCGCGGCCGGACTGTTGATGTCGGCGGCGCTGGTGTTCCTGGTGCTGGTGGTCAACTTCCAGTCGTGGATCCAGCCGCTGGTGGCGATGTCGGGCCTGCCGCTGGCGATCGCTGGCGCCGCGTTCGGCCTGTTCGTCACCGGCACGCCGCTGAGCGTGCCGGCACTGATGGGCGTGATGATGGTCATCGGCGTGTCCACCGCCAACAGCGTGCTCGTCACCAGCTTCGCGCGCGGCCTGGTCGCGGCGGGCCACGACCCGGAACTGGCTGCCTACGAATCGGCGGCGGTGCGCCTGCGACCGGTGCTGATGACTGCCAGCGCGATGGTCCTGGGCATCATCCCGATGGCCATCGGCCTGGGCGAAGGCGGCGAGCAGAACGCGCCGCTCGGTCGCGCGGTCATCGGCGGCCTGCTGTTCGGCACGCCGGCCACGCTGATCCTGGTTCCCTCGATTCTCGCGGTGCTCGGTCGGCGCATGCCGGCAGCGGCGCGACACGCTGCGATGCCCGACAGCGACGATCCCAGCACTGCCCCCCCCACCGGCGCCGAAGCAGGAGCCACCCCATGA
- a CDS encoding AraC family transcriptional regulator — protein sequence MTPDDGIHATAIDALSLVRISTPTACTPVVYEPRLCIVAQGSKVATLDGQTYHYNPLNYLVVSVTLPVFGQVVEATPEHPYLCLRLDIDPDEVAALIADTADQESTHAGVDPRLYAARVNTPLMDAVLRLMNLLDTPQDLPVLAPMAQREILYRVLTGDLGHRLRAIAATDGRSSRIARAVATLRQRYLQPLSIDELASSVHMSTSSFHHQFKAVTTMSPLQFQKHLRLHEARRLMMAGGMEAMSAARHVGYESPSQFSREYKRLFGAPPRFEAGRARAVPQV from the coding sequence TTGACACCGGACGACGGCATCCATGCCACCGCCATCGACGCCCTGAGCCTGGTCCGGATCAGCACGCCCACGGCCTGCACGCCGGTGGTCTACGAGCCGCGCCTGTGCATCGTCGCCCAGGGCAGCAAGGTCGCCACGCTCGACGGCCAGACCTATCACTACAACCCGCTCAATTACCTGGTGGTGTCAGTGACGTTGCCGGTGTTCGGACAGGTGGTGGAGGCCACGCCCGAACATCCGTACCTGTGCCTGCGCCTGGACATCGACCCGGACGAAGTCGCCGCGCTGATCGCCGACACCGCCGACCAGGAGTCGACGCATGCGGGCGTCGACCCTCGCCTGTACGCCGCACGCGTCAACACGCCGCTGATGGACGCGGTGCTGCGTCTGATGAACCTGCTCGACACGCCGCAGGACCTGCCGGTGCTGGCACCGATGGCGCAACGCGAGATCCTTTACCGCGTGTTGACCGGTGACCTCGGCCATCGCCTGCGCGCGATCGCCGCCACCGATGGCCGCTCGAGCCGCATCGCGCGCGCCGTGGCGACGCTGCGGCAGCGCTACCTGCAGCCGTTGAGCATCGACGAGCTGGCCAGCAGCGTGCACATGAGCACGTCGTCGTTCCACCACCAGTTCAAGGCGGTGACGACGATGTCGCCGTTGCAGTTCCAGAAGCACCTGCGCCTGCACGAGGCCCGCCGCCTGATGATGGCCGGTGGCATGGAGGCGATGAGTGCTGCGCGGCATGTGGGCTACGAAAGCCCGTCGCAGTTCAGTCGTGAGTACAAGCGACTGTTCGGTGCGCCGCCGCGCTTCGAGGCCGGACGGGCGAGGGCGGTGCCGCAGGTCTGA
- a CDS encoding YkgJ family cysteine cluster protein, with translation MGEKRSEVSCSRCDAVCCRLTVVLMPEDNVPRHMVERLVDGPEVMARDEEGWCVAVDHSRMCCSIYDQRPGVCRKFAMGSAYCRSERAAYREMQAQAIPLALIDEPRR, from the coding sequence ATGGGCGAGAAGCGCTCGGAAGTTTCGTGCAGCCGTTGCGACGCCGTTTGCTGTCGCCTGACGGTGGTGCTGATGCCCGAAGACAACGTGCCCCGGCACATGGTCGAGCGCCTTGTCGATGGACCCGAGGTGATGGCGCGTGACGAGGAAGGCTGGTGCGTCGCTGTCGATCACAGCCGCATGTGCTGCAGCATCTACGACCAGCGTCCCGGGGTCTGCCGCAAGTTCGCCATGGGCAGCGCGTACTGCCGCTCCGAGCGCGCGGCGTACCGCGAGATGCAGGCCCAGGCGATTCCGCTGGCACTGATCGACGAACCGCGCCGCTGA
- a CDS encoding VOC family protein, with product MAIELDHILVPSRDRLASAKLLAHLLGVPWSPTGIGPFAPVYVNDGLTFDFDQWSEPFPLIHYCFRVGEDEFDAILQRIRASGIAYRSAVHGPVDHLIDTAHGGRIVYWNEPDGHQWEMLTVSYARAQ from the coding sequence ATGGCCATCGAGCTCGATCACATCCTGGTGCCGTCGCGCGATCGCCTGGCGTCGGCGAAGCTGTTGGCGCATCTGCTCGGCGTGCCGTGGTCGCCGACCGGCATCGGCCCGTTCGCGCCGGTGTATGTCAACGATGGGCTGACCTTCGACTTCGATCAGTGGAGCGAGCCGTTCCCGCTGATCCACTATTGCTTCCGCGTCGGCGAGGACGAGTTCGATGCGATCCTGCAGCGGATCCGCGCTTCGGGCATCGCCTACCGCAGCGCCGTCCACGGTCCGGTCGACCATCTGATCGATACCGCACATGGCGGCCGCATCGTCTACTGGAACGAGCCCGATGGCCACCAGTGGGAGATGCTGACAGTCAGCTACGCTCGCGCGCAATGA
- the pgl gene encoding 6-phosphogluconolactonase, which yields MAAERSHEPATAATHSQPRHDLHVHANHDVWTWAVAVAVAAELRRELTTQSRVRLLLSGGITPAPVYRALSKAPLDWDRVNVGLVDERWLQPQDLDSNAHLVRTNLLQHQAAAAHFEPMTRAGRSIEEVIAGANAFAKVQACVAVLGMGEDGHIASLFPGMGDLERVLASRNDYVAVDATGCPGARQWPRRISLTPRGMARIPARLLLIQGARKRDVLMQALADGNPARWPVLTALDSIHGTPLQVHWCA from the coding sequence ATGGCTGCCGAACGCTCGCACGAACCCGCCACGGCGGCGACGCATTCGCAACCGCGCCACGACCTGCACGTCCATGCCAACCATGACGTCTGGACCTGGGCGGTCGCGGTGGCCGTCGCCGCGGAACTGCGGCGTGAGCTGACCACGCAATCGCGCGTACGCCTGCTGCTGTCGGGCGGCATCACGCCCGCGCCGGTGTACCGCGCCTTGTCGAAAGCGCCGCTGGATTGGGACCGGGTCAACGTCGGCCTGGTCGACGAACGTTGGCTGCAGCCGCAGGACCTCGACAGCAACGCCCACCTGGTGCGCACGAACCTGCTGCAACACCAGGCCGCGGCCGCACATTTCGAACCGATGACCCGCGCTGGCAGATCGATCGAGGAAGTGATTGCCGGCGCCAACGCCTTTGCCAAGGTCCAGGCCTGCGTCGCGGTGCTGGGCATGGGCGAAGACGGCCACATTGCATCGCTGTTCCCGGGCATGGGCGACCTGGAGCGGGTGTTGGCCAGCCGCAACGACTATGTTGCCGTGGATGCAACCGGTTGCCCGGGCGCGCGCCAATGGCCACGCCGGATCAGCCTGACACCACGCGGCATGGCCAGGATTCCGGCGCGCTTGCTGCTGATCCAGGGAGCACGCAAGCGCGACGTACTCATGCAGGCACTGGCCGACGGCAACCCCGCCCGCTGGCCGGTGCTGACCGCTTTGGACAGCATTCATGGCACGCCATTGCAGGTGCACTGGTGCGCATGA
- the glk gene encoding glucokinase produces MSVPASPAADALLADIGGTNARFALARQDSRTPLLTESVREFAVTQFPSLADAARHYLDTTGAKPRTGVFAVAGRVDGDEARITNHPWVISAARTRDALGLESVELVNDFAAQAMGASLLQPEDVVALGAAGWDGHDYSDRTFAVIGAGTGLGVGGLLRRDGRYYPLQTEGGHVSFAPNTPEEIEILQHLSGEFGRVSNERLVSGMGLVNLHRALSAIAGEDPGPLKPADITARAREGDPRSLRTIDIFCAVFGAAAGDLVLTLGAWDGVFLTGGLVPKLLSAIAHSGFRQRFEHKGRFSAVMARIPTLAVIHPQPGLLGAAALAQHTRP; encoded by the coding sequence TTGAGTGTTCCAGCGTCCCCGGCAGCCGATGCCCTTCTTGCCGATATCGGCGGTACCAATGCCCGCTTCGCCCTGGCCCGCCAGGACAGCCGCACGCCACTGCTCACCGAGAGCGTGCGCGAATTCGCCGTCACGCAGTTCCCGTCGCTGGCCGACGCCGCCCGCCACTACCTCGACACCACCGGCGCCAAGCCGCGTACCGGCGTGTTCGCCGTGGCCGGCCGGGTCGACGGCGATGAAGCCCGCATCACCAACCATCCGTGGGTGATCTCGGCGGCACGCACGCGCGATGCGCTGGGCCTGGAGTCGGTCGAACTGGTCAATGATTTCGCCGCGCAGGCGATGGGCGCATCCCTGCTCCAGCCCGAAGACGTGGTTGCCCTGGGCGCTGCCGGCTGGGACGGCCATGACTATTCCGACCGCACCTTCGCCGTGATCGGCGCCGGCACCGGCCTGGGCGTGGGTGGCCTGTTGCGCCGCGACGGCCGCTACTACCCGCTGCAGACCGAAGGCGGCCACGTCAGCTTCGCGCCGAACACGCCGGAAGAAATCGAGATCCTGCAGCACCTGTCGGGCGAGTTCGGCCGGGTCTCCAACGAACGCCTGGTCAGCGGCATGGGACTGGTCAATCTGCATCGGGCGCTGAGCGCCATCGCCGGTGAAGACCCCGGTCCGCTCAAGCCGGCCGACATCACCGCCCGTGCCCGTGAGGGCGATCCGCGCAGCCTGCGCACCATCGACATCTTCTGCGCCGTGTTTGGCGCCGCAGCCGGCGACCTGGTGCTGACGCTGGGGGCATGGGACGGCGTCTTCCTGACCGGCGGCCTGGTGCCGAAGTTGCTGTCGGCGATCGCGCATTCGGGCTTCCGCCAGCGCTTCGAGCACAAGGGCCGGTTCTCGGCCGTTATGGCGCGCATCCCGACCCTGGCGGTGATCCATCCGCAGCCCGGCCTGCTGGGTGCCGCAGCGCTGGCGCAGCACACGCGTCCTTGA
- a CDS encoding GH1 family beta-glucosidase, which translates to MSRAPGADQFVFPEGFLWGAATAAHQIEGSPMADGAGPSIWTRFAHTPGMMLNGDTGDVACDHYNRWRDDVKLMRKLGLKAYRFSVSWSRILPEGTGRVNQKGLDFYSNLVDELLANDIEPLLTLFHWDLPAALDDRGGWLNREIADWFAEYASVMYRALDGRVKKWVTHNEPWVVTDGGYLHGALAPGHRSKFEAPIASHNLMRAHGAAVKAYREIGKHEIGLVVNIEPKYAASDSAADQAAVRRAHAYMNEQYLHPALLGHYPPELKEIFGEAWPDWPAEDFELIKQPLDFVGINYYTRSVTKDATSYPLNTAVVRQPLGTYTETGWEVFPQGLTDLLLWFKQTYGDLPVYITENGAAFFDPPTADVDPVSGERRVRDPLRMDYLRKHLSAIHDAIQAGVDIRGYMLWSLMDNLEWSLGYSKRFGMIHVNYGTQERTPKDSALWYSQVIASHGRKLAEPLPY; encoded by the coding sequence ATGAGCCGAGCACCAGGCGCCGACCAGTTCGTATTCCCCGAAGGCTTCCTCTGGGGTGCCGCCACCGCCGCCCACCAGATCGAAGGCTCGCCGATGGCAGATGGCGCCGGCCCCAGCATCTGGACGCGCTTCGCCCATACCCCGGGGATGATGCTCAACGGCGACACCGGCGATGTCGCCTGCGACCACTACAACCGTTGGCGCGACGACGTGAAGCTGATGCGCAAGCTCGGCCTCAAGGCGTATCGCTTCAGTGTGTCGTGGTCGCGGATCCTGCCCGAGGGCACCGGCCGGGTGAACCAGAAGGGCCTCGATTTCTATTCCAACCTGGTCGATGAGTTGCTCGCCAACGACATCGAACCGCTGCTGACGCTCTTCCATTGGGACCTGCCGGCGGCGCTCGACGACCGTGGCGGCTGGCTCAACCGCGAGATCGCCGACTGGTTCGCCGAGTACGCGTCGGTCATGTATCGCGCGCTCGACGGCCGGGTGAAGAAGTGGGTGACGCACAACGAGCCGTGGGTGGTCACCGACGGTGGCTACCTGCACGGCGCGCTCGCACCGGGCCACCGCAGCAAGTTCGAAGCCCCGATCGCCTCGCACAACCTGATGCGCGCGCATGGCGCGGCGGTCAAGGCCTATCGCGAGATCGGCAAGCACGAGATCGGCCTGGTGGTGAACATCGAACCCAAGTACGCCGCCAGCGATTCGGCGGCGGACCAGGCCGCGGTGCGCCGCGCCCACGCCTACATGAACGAGCAGTACCTGCACCCCGCCCTGCTCGGCCACTACCCGCCCGAGCTCAAGGAGATCTTCGGCGAGGCGTGGCCGGACTGGCCGGCCGAGGACTTCGAACTGATCAAGCAGCCGCTCGATTTCGTCGGCATCAACTACTACACCCGCAGCGTCACCAAGGACGCAACGAGCTACCCGCTCAACACCGCCGTGGTCAGGCAGCCGCTGGGGACCTACACCGAGACCGGCTGGGAAGTGTTCCCGCAGGGACTGACCGACCTGCTGCTGTGGTTCAAGCAGACCTATGGCGACCTGCCGGTCTACATCACCGAGAACGGCGCGGCGTTCTTCGATCCGCCCACGGCCGATGTCGATCCGGTGTCGGGCGAGCGTCGCGTGCGCGACCCGCTGCGCATGGACTACCTGCGCAAGCACCTCAGCGCCATCCACGATGCGATCCAGGCCGGCGTCGACATCCGCGGCTACATGCTGTGGTCGCTGATGGACAACCTGGAATGGTCGCTGGGCTACTCCAAGCGATTCGGCATGATCCACGTCAACTACGGCACCCAGGAGCGCACGCCGAAGGACAGCGCGCTTTGGTACTCGCAGGTGATCGCCTCGCACGGGCGCAAGCTCGCCGAGCCACTACCCTACTGA